In Aquiflexum balticum DSM 16537, a single genomic region encodes these proteins:
- a CDS encoding alpha-glucuronidase family glycosyl hydrolase, whose translation MKRLFTLVVILLMSEYVNANDGYKLWLQYFPFENKAVADYYRDYLENIHIVGISPTHEVIKNELGIAIKGFLGKDYQALTGKSVESALCIISKTDELPQEIKTAFAPNTVGLKDDGYLLKYHQGKMYIISNTNIGLLYGTFSFLKSIQTRAQLETMDILENPQIQRRLLNHWDNLNRTVERGYAGFSIWNWHRLPHHIDQQYIDYARANASIGINGTSITNVNANALVLTPEYLEKAAALADAFRPYGIKIYLTARFNAPMVLDNLPTADPLDPGVQKWWKDKTAEIYSYIPDFGGFLVKADSEGQPGPHNYGRTQADGANILADAVQPFGGIVMWRAFVYNEKTPTDRIKQAYDEFKPLDGEFRENVIIQVKNGPLDFQPREPFHPLFGAMPKTPIMMEFQITKEYLGQETHWVNLASMWEEVLQSDTYAKGKGSTVSKVIDGSLHGYKLTGMAGVANIGTDRNWTGHHTGQADWYAYGKLAWNPDTKIDKIAEDWLKMTFSTDPDFVGTIKGVMLKSHEILVNYMTPIGLHHIMARSHHWGPGPWVTGGSRDDWTATYYHKASKDSIGFDRTVTGSNALGQYAPEWKQILGDPDKISLDYLLWFHRVPWNKKLKTGNTLWHEMAIRYQKGVEGARWMQKKWEIQEGKIDTERFDHIRSFLNIQVREAEWWRDSCLLYFQQFSQMPLPEGVEKPKYDLNYYLNFKRNFVPGI comes from the coding sequence ATGAAAAGACTATTTACCTTAGTAGTGATTCTTTTGATGTCAGAATATGTCAATGCCAATGATGGCTACAAACTCTGGCTACAATACTTCCCTTTTGAAAACAAAGCCGTTGCCGATTATTACAGAGATTATCTGGAGAATATCCATATAGTCGGAATCTCTCCGACACATGAAGTCATCAAGAATGAATTGGGAATTGCTATAAAAGGATTTCTTGGAAAAGATTACCAGGCATTGACCGGAAAATCTGTGGAATCGGCCCTATGCATCATTTCCAAAACTGATGAACTCCCCCAAGAAATAAAAACCGCGTTTGCTCCAAATACGGTCGGTCTGAAAGATGACGGTTATTTGCTGAAATACCATCAGGGGAAAATGTATATTATTTCCAATACTAACATAGGCTTGCTTTATGGAACTTTCTCCTTTCTCAAATCCATTCAGACCAGAGCGCAACTGGAAACCATGGATATTCTTGAAAATCCGCAGATTCAAAGGAGGCTTTTAAATCATTGGGACAACCTTAACCGAACTGTAGAAAGAGGGTATGCAGGCTTCAGTATTTGGAATTGGCACAGGCTTCCACATCATATAGATCAACAGTACATTGACTATGCAAGGGCAAATGCCTCTATTGGCATCAATGGAACTTCAATCACCAATGTAAATGCAAATGCCTTGGTCCTGACTCCTGAATACCTTGAAAAAGCCGCTGCCTTAGCTGATGCGTTTAGGCCATATGGTATCAAAATTTATCTTACTGCCAGGTTCAATGCCCCCATGGTTCTGGATAACCTCCCCACTGCGGATCCACTGGATCCTGGAGTTCAAAAATGGTGGAAAGACAAAACAGCGGAGATTTACAGCTATATTCCTGATTTTGGGGGATTTTTGGTAAAGGCAGATTCTGAAGGACAGCCCGGACCCCATAACTATGGGAGAACTCAGGCAGACGGGGCCAATATACTTGCGGATGCAGTGCAACCCTTTGGAGGAATAGTCATGTGGAGGGCATTTGTATACAATGAAAAAACTCCGACCGACAGAATAAAGCAGGCTTATGACGAATTTAAGCCGTTAGATGGTGAATTTAGGGAAAATGTAATCATACAGGTTAAAAACGGGCCTTTGGATTTCCAACCAAGAGAACCTTTCCATCCACTTTTTGGAGCCATGCCCAAAACTCCCATAATGATGGAATTTCAAATCACCAAAGAATATCTTGGTCAGGAAACCCACTGGGTAAATTTGGCCTCCATGTGGGAAGAAGTATTGCAATCAGATACTTATGCCAAAGGAAAAGGAAGTACAGTGAGTAAAGTTATTGATGGAAGCCTACATGGATATAAATTGACCGGTATGGCAGGGGTGGCCAATATTGGTACAGACAGAAATTGGACCGGGCACCATACCGGACAGGCAGATTGGTATGCTTATGGGAAATTAGCCTGGAATCCCGATACCAAGATTGATAAAATAGCTGAAGATTGGTTGAAAATGACGTTCAGTACTGACCCTGATTTTGTTGGGACCATCAAAGGGGTCATGCTCAAATCACATGAAATCCTGGTTAATTACATGACACCCATTGGTCTCCATCATATCATGGCCAGAAGCCACCATTGGGGACCTGGTCCATGGGTAACCGGAGGAAGCAGAGACGATTGGACAGCTACTTATTACCACAAAGCTTCCAAAGACAGCATTGGATTTGACAGAACAGTTACAGGAAGCAACGCCTTAGGCCAATATGCCCCGGAATGGAAACAGATTTTGGGAGATCCGGATAAGATTTCTCTGGATTATTTATTGTGGTTTCATAGGGTTCCCTGGAATAAAAAACTCAAGACGGGAAATACCTTATGGCATGAAATGGCAATCAGGTATCAAAAAGGGGTGGAAGGAGCCCGCTGGATGCAAAAAAAATGGGAAATTCAAGAAGGAAAAATTGATACGGAGCGGTTTGATCATATTCGTTCTTTCCTTAATATTCAGGTTCGGGAAGCAGAATGGTGGCGGGATTCTTGTTTACTTTATTTTCAACAATTCTCACAAATGCCATTGCCGGAAGGTGTGGAAAAACCGAAATATGACCTCAATTATTACCTGAATTTCAAAAGAAATTTTGTTCCAGGAATATAA
- a CDS encoding sodium/sugar symporter, producing MLLEPLDLAVFIGYCLLIIGMGLFVSREKKGHIKNSQDYFLASKALPWWAVGASLIASNISAEQFIGMSGSGFALGLAISTYEWMAAITLLVVAIFFLPIYIKKGIYTMPGFLLDRYDTRVRTTMAIFWLLLYVFVNLTSVLYLGALSLNTILNVPMVYGIIGLALFAMIYSIYGGLKAVAWTDVVQVFFLIAGGLATTYIALTMVGEGSAWEGLGLLRKEVPEYFSMIFSRGEMMIPDGKGGTYDAYQDLPGISVLVGGMWITNLSYWGFNQYITQRALAAKSLDEAQKGMIFAGFLKLLMPLIVVIPGIAAYVIVAKGIDVGFIDSMKDPVTGLIKSDRAYPTLLQLLPVGLKGLAFAALTAAIVSSLASMANSTSTIFTMDIYKKYFGQNASETKQVTVGRITAAIAFIVAAIVAPALGQLDQAFQFIQEYTGFISPGVFAIFFFGVFWKKTTSNAALIGAGLSIPLSVVLKWGFPLLPFLDRMGVVFLVIAGLMIVVSLVEGKGKDHPNSIEITRDLFKTSTAFKIGALIITGITAALYIVFW from the coding sequence ATGTTATTAGAACCTTTAGACCTAGCAGTATTTATTGGGTATTGTCTGCTCATTATTGGAATGGGGCTTTTTGTCTCAAGAGAGAAAAAAGGCCATATCAAAAACTCACAGGATTATTTTCTGGCTTCGAAAGCCCTTCCTTGGTGGGCAGTAGGTGCCTCCTTAATTGCATCTAATATTTCTGCAGAGCAGTTTATCGGAATGTCAGGTTCGGGCTTTGCCCTTGGCTTGGCGATATCCACTTATGAATGGATGGCAGCTATTACCCTTTTGGTAGTAGCTATTTTCTTTTTGCCAATTTATATCAAAAAGGGTATTTATACCATGCCAGGTTTCCTGCTTGACAGGTATGATACCAGGGTGAGGACTACCATGGCCATTTTCTGGTTGTTGTTGTATGTTTTTGTGAACCTGACATCTGTGTTGTATTTAGGGGCCTTGAGTCTTAACACGATCCTGAATGTACCCATGGTATATGGAATCATTGGTCTGGCGCTTTTTGCCATGATTTATTCTATTTACGGGGGATTGAAGGCTGTCGCTTGGACTGATGTGGTTCAAGTATTCTTTTTGATTGCAGGTGGCTTGGCCACAACATATATAGCCCTGACTATGGTAGGAGAAGGTTCAGCTTGGGAAGGTTTGGGATTATTAAGGAAAGAAGTTCCAGAATATTTTTCTATGATTTTTTCCAGAGGAGAAATGATGATTCCTGATGGAAAGGGCGGTACCTATGATGCTTATCAAGACCTACCGGGAATTTCAGTCCTAGTAGGTGGGATGTGGATTACCAACCTGAGTTATTGGGGATTCAATCAGTATATTACGCAAAGGGCCTTGGCAGCCAAAAGTCTGGATGAAGCGCAGAAGGGTATGATTTTCGCCGGTTTTTTGAAATTATTGATGCCTTTGATTGTTGTCATTCCCGGAATTGCAGCTTATGTGATTGTAGCCAAAGGAATTGATGTAGGTTTTATTGATTCCATGAAGGATCCTGTTACGGGCCTAATCAAATCGGACCGGGCTTATCCTACCTTATTACAATTGCTTCCTGTTGGTCTGAAAGGATTGGCTTTTGCTGCATTGACTGCTGCTATTGTGTCTTCTTTGGCATCCATGGCAAACAGTACCTCTACCATTTTCACCATGGATATTTACAAGAAATATTTTGGTCAAAATGCATCAGAAACCAAACAGGTTACAGTGGGTAGAATTACAGCTGCTATAGCATTTATAGTGGCTGCTATTGTAGCTCCGGCCTTGGGCCAATTGGATCAGGCATTTCAGTTTATTCAGGAATATACTGGGTTTATCAGTCCAGGTGTATTTGCGATATTTTTCTTTGGCGTTTTTTGGAAAAAAACTACTTCGAATGCTGCTCTCATAGGAGCAGGTTTAAGTATTCCACTATCCGTTGTTTTGAAATGGGGTTTTCCGCTTCTGCCATTTTTGGACAGAATGGGAGTTGTTTTCCTTGTCATTGCAGGGCTGATGATAGTGGTCAGTTTGGTGGAAGGCAAGGGTAAAGACCATCCAAATAGTATTGAAATTACTAGGGACCTGTTCAAAACAAGTACAGCATTTAAGATTGGTGCTTTGATCATTACAGGAATTACTGCCGCTCTTTATATCGTATTCTGGTAA
- a CDS encoding xylulokinase: MRRLLLGYDIGSSSVKATLLNADTGKVVASEGLPKVEMPINAPHKDWAEQDPEMWWKYIIETTHEIVKIANIQKGELKAIGISYQMHGLVCVDKNQEVIRPSIIWCDSRAVEIGNKAFKDLGEDYCLPHLLNSPGNFTASKLKWVKENEPSKFDQIHKIMLPGDYIAMKLTGEILTSETGLSEGIFWDFKSNAISKRLLDYYGIDESLMAKAVPSFSHQGEVNAAAAEILGIEAGIPITYRAGDQPNNAFSLNVLEDGELATTAGTSGTVYGVSTQAVFDPKSRVNTFVHVNHSQEKPHYGVLLCVNGTGILNSWLKKLIGAESISYPEMNHLASEVPIGSDGLKFVPFGNGVERIMENKAVDAHLSGLNLLKHDKRHVLRAGQEGIVSALTYGFHIMKDMGLNLKTVKAGNANMFLSPLFREAFVNMNNVTLELYDTDGSQGAARGAGIGSGIYSNAKEAFAGLEKIASFEPDPRLVSEYNEVYQSWLKALGRVQ, translated from the coding sequence ATGAGAAGATTATTATTGGGATATGATATTGGAAGTTCATCCGTAAAAGCAACACTTTTAAATGCCGATACCGGAAAAGTAGTGGCATCTGAAGGTCTGCCCAAAGTAGAAATGCCCATCAATGCTCCCCATAAAGACTGGGCCGAGCAGGACCCTGAAATGTGGTGGAAATATATTATTGAAACCACTCATGAAATTGTCAAAATTGCCAATATCCAAAAAGGAGAACTGAAGGCAATCGGAATTTCTTATCAAATGCACGGCCTGGTATGTGTGGACAAAAACCAAGAGGTTATAAGACCATCCATCATCTGGTGTGACAGTAGGGCTGTGGAGATTGGAAATAAGGCTTTCAAAGATTTGGGAGAAGATTATTGTCTTCCACATTTATTGAATTCTCCTGGCAATTTTACCGCATCCAAACTCAAATGGGTCAAGGAGAATGAGCCTTCAAAATTTGATCAAATCCATAAAATCATGCTTCCGGGCGATTATATCGCCATGAAACTTACAGGAGAAATCCTGACCTCGGAAACAGGTCTATCTGAAGGGATTTTCTGGGATTTCAAGTCAAATGCGATATCCAAAAGGCTTTTGGATTATTATGGAATTGATGAATCGCTCATGGCAAAGGCAGTTCCTTCCTTTTCCCATCAAGGCGAAGTCAATGCAGCCGCAGCAGAAATCTTGGGAATCGAAGCAGGAATTCCCATTACCTACCGTGCAGGAGATCAGCCTAATAATGCATTTTCACTCAATGTATTGGAAGACGGGGAATTGGCCACTACGGCAGGAACTTCCGGGACGGTTTATGGAGTAAGTACACAAGCGGTATTTGACCCAAAGTCCAGAGTAAATACCTTTGTACATGTCAATCATAGTCAGGAAAAACCTCATTATGGTGTGCTGCTCTGTGTAAATGGCACAGGGATATTGAATTCTTGGTTAAAAAAACTGATCGGTGCAGAAAGTATATCCTATCCTGAAATGAACCATCTTGCATCAGAAGTCCCTATAGGTTCAGATGGTCTTAAATTTGTTCCCTTTGGGAACGGAGTAGAGCGCATTATGGAAAACAAGGCCGTGGACGCGCATTTGTCTGGACTAAACCTGTTGAAACACGACAAAAGGCATGTACTTAGAGCCGGTCAGGAGGGCATTGTCAGTGCGCTCACTTATGGTTTTCATATCATGAAAGATATGGGTTTGAACCTCAAAACAGTTAAAGCTGGAAATGCCAATATGTTTCTAAGTCCCTTATTCCGAGAGGCTTTTGTCAATATGAATAATGTAACACTTGAGCTTTATGATACTGATGGTTCTCAAGGTGCTGCAAGAGGAGCAGGAATTGGTTCAGGAATATATTCCAATGCAAAAGAGGCGTTTGCAGGCCTGGAAAAAATAGCTTCCTTCGAGCCTGATCCAAGATTGGTTTCTGAATATAATGAAGTGTACCAAAGTTGGTTGAAAGCGCTGGGGAGGGTTCAGTGA
- the xylA gene encoding xylose isomerase: protein MSKTYFPNIDKVKFEGKGSKNPFAFKYYDANKIVAGKPMKDHFKFSIAYWHTFCATGGDPFGPGTMVRPWDESSDAVQRAKDKMDAAFEFFTKIGAEYYCFHDIDLIDEGSTIEEYEERMKIITDYALQKQKETGVKLLWGTANVFSNPRYMNGASTNPDFDVVAWAGTQVKNSIDATIKLGGENYVFWGGREGYMSLLNTDMKRETEHLGRFLTMARDYARAKGFKGNFLIEPKPMEPTKHQYDYDAATVIGFLRYHGLEKDFKLNLEVNHATLAGHTFQHELQVAVDAGLLGSIDANRGDYQNGWDTDQFAINLQELTESMLVILEGGGIQGGGVNFDAKVRRNSTDLEDLFYAHIGSMDAFARGLLIANEILERSEYKALRKERYASYDSGKGKEFETGKLTLEDLRAHALATGEPKQRSGRQELFENILNEFI, encoded by the coding sequence ATGTCTAAAACCTATTTTCCAAACATTGATAAAGTCAAATTCGAAGGTAAGGGTTCCAAAAATCCATTTGCTTTTAAATATTATGATGCCAATAAAATAGTGGCGGGGAAGCCAATGAAGGACCATTTCAAATTTTCAATCGCTTATTGGCATACCTTCTGTGCTACAGGCGGAGATCCATTTGGCCCCGGCACCATGGTAAGACCTTGGGATGAAAGCAGTGATGCTGTGCAGCGTGCCAAAGATAAAATGGATGCAGCATTTGAGTTTTTTACCAAAATAGGAGCGGAATATTATTGTTTCCACGACATTGACCTCATTGATGAAGGAAGTACTATTGAGGAGTATGAAGAAAGAATGAAGATCATTACTGACTATGCATTGCAGAAACAAAAGGAAACTGGCGTTAAACTGCTTTGGGGTACAGCGAATGTCTTCAGTAATCCCAGATATATGAACGGGGCATCTACCAATCCGGATTTTGATGTCGTAGCTTGGGCAGGTACTCAGGTAAAAAATTCCATAGATGCCACCATCAAATTAGGCGGGGAAAATTATGTGTTCTGGGGAGGTCGTGAAGGGTATATGTCATTACTCAATACGGATATGAAAAGGGAAACCGAACATTTGGGGCGTTTTCTGACTATGGCAAGGGATTATGCAAGAGCCAAAGGTTTTAAGGGCAATTTCTTGATCGAGCCAAAACCCATGGAACCAACCAAGCACCAATACGACTATGATGCGGCAACAGTAATCGGTTTTTTGAGATATCATGGATTGGAAAAAGACTTCAAATTGAACTTGGAGGTCAATCATGCCACCTTGGCAGGCCATACCTTCCAGCACGAATTGCAGGTAGCGGTAGATGCGGGTCTGTTGGGAAGTATTGATGCCAATAGAGGTGATTATCAAAACGGTTGGGACACAGATCAATTTGCCATTAATTTACAGGAATTGACCGAGTCCATGTTGGTAATCCTTGAAGGTGGAGGAATCCAAGGCGGAGGGGTGAATTTTGATGCCAAAGTCAGAAGAAACTCCACAGATTTGGAGGATCTTTTTTATGCCCACATTGGAAGCATGGATGCTTTTGCCAGGGGATTGTTGATTGCCAATGAAATTTTGGAAAGATCTGAATACAAGGCGCTGAGAAAAGAAAGATATGCCTCTTATGACTCCGGAAAGGGGAAAGAGTTTGAAACAGGAAAACTTACTTTAGAAGATCTGAGGGCACATGCTTTGGCTACAGGCGAGCCGAAACAGAGAAGTGGCAGACAGGAGTTATTTGAGAATATTCTGAATGAGTTTATATAA
- a CDS encoding glycoside hydrolase family 43 protein, with translation MKSYMLFSLGALLCLASCNSSPQKEETAETSKFQHDPLVTHIYTADPSAHVFEGKIYVYPSHDVESDVKEDDMGSHFNMMDYHVFSMESPDSEVVDHGKALDVEDIPWAERQLWAPDAAEKDGKYYLYFPAKDKDDIFRIGVAIADNPAGPFKAEPEAIKGSYSMDPAVFKDDDGSYYLYFGGIWGGQLQQYRDNNYQPVGKGPTDGIPADNEMALMPKIAKLSGDMLQMAEAPKDVMLLDAEGNPLLAGDNERRFFEAAWVHKYDGKYYFSYSTGDTHFIAYGIGDSPYGPFTYQGNILNPVQGWTNHHSIVKFQDKWFLFYHDTELSDKTHLRNIKMTELKHNADGAIETIDPIKD, from the coding sequence ATGAAATCTTACATGTTATTTTCTCTTGGAGCTTTGCTTTGTTTAGCCTCCTGCAATTCTTCCCCCCAAAAAGAAGAAACGGCAGAAACATCCAAATTCCAACATGATCCTTTAGTAACGCATATTTACACTGCCGATCCCTCTGCTCATGTTTTTGAGGGCAAAATATATGTTTACCCTTCTCATGATGTAGAATCAGATGTCAAGGAAGATGATATGGGATCGCATTTCAACATGATGGATTACCATGTTTTTTCTATGGAAAGCCCTGATTCTGAAGTAGTAGACCATGGTAAGGCATTGGATGTTGAGGATATTCCTTGGGCTGAAAGGCAGCTATGGGCGCCTGATGCAGCAGAAAAAGACGGGAAATATTACCTCTATTTTCCGGCAAAGGACAAAGATGATATTTTCAGAATCGGTGTCGCCATAGCGGACAATCCTGCGGGACCATTTAAAGCTGAACCCGAAGCCATCAAGGGCAGCTATAGCATGGACCCTGCCGTATTCAAAGATGATGATGGCAGTTATTATTTGTATTTTGGAGGAATTTGGGGAGGGCAGTTGCAGCAATATCGGGATAATAACTACCAACCCGTAGGCAAAGGACCCACAGATGGGATACCCGCGGATAATGAAATGGCTTTGATGCCAAAAATTGCCAAATTAAGTGGAGATATGTTACAAATGGCAGAAGCCCCCAAAGACGTAATGTTATTGGATGCGGAAGGAAACCCTTTATTGGCCGGCGACAATGAAAGAAGATTTTTTGAAGCTGCCTGGGTGCACAAATACGACGGCAAATACTATTTCTCTTATTCTACTGGAGACACGCATTTTATTGCTTATGGAATCGGAGACAGCCCCTATGGTCCTTTTACTTATCAGGGAAATATCCTCAATCCGGTACAAGGTTGGACCAATCACCATTCGATTGTTAAGTTTCAGGATAAGTGGTTTTTGTTTTACCATGATACCGAACTTTCTGACAAAACCCATTTGAGAAATATCAAGATGACAGAATTGAAGCATAATGCGGATGGGGCGATTGAAACAATTGACCCGATTAAGGATTAA
- a CDS encoding arylsulfatase translates to MKTIHKLPALLFLGYLLMACESKVQQEQPNVLLIITDDQGWGDLSFHGNQVVETPHIDALASQSIVFDRFYVSPVCAPTRASLLTGRYHIATGTTWVTHRMEVMREEEVTIAELLKPHGYISGLFGKWHQGKQFPHDPIGQGFDEFFGFTEGHLNNYFDTKLTHNFEEIQTEGFLPDVLTDKTIEFMEKQDSFFAMLSLNTPHSPFQVPDAYFDKYKSMGLDDKDACVYGMVENIDDNVGRLMEFLKESGKIENTIVIFMTDNGPNGIRYNGGMKGKKADLDEGGVRVPFFIKIPNFKHQIVKPWAGHIDILPTLAELLNIKIPEKLGVHGRSLFPLIKGEVEDWKDRDFFTHHVHLTFDTIPGAVRNQEYLLTIKNNQKELYNLLQDPSQKANIIDQQPGIAGELEMLYLDWLKEMTKKGVEPPLIQIGHPHVTTVELPASDGKRLGNVLFKGGMGWANDWFINFKNPEDKVFWEMESIADSNYEVFVQMANDSPFKMEVSAQGSKLFYETDQIHQTKLIPNQDRVPRTEVEEMEWPMISVGEFRFEAGAANLEIGFLGKDLGNIELKSVFLKKLE, encoded by the coding sequence ATGAAGACCATACATAAATTACCGGCTTTGTTATTTTTAGGATATTTGTTGATGGCCTGCGAAAGTAAGGTGCAGCAGGAACAGCCCAATGTACTTTTAATCATTACCGATGACCAGGGATGGGGTGATTTGTCTTTTCATGGAAATCAAGTGGTGGAGACTCCGCATATTGATGCCTTGGCCTCGCAGTCTATAGTTTTTGACCGTTTCTACGTTTCCCCAGTTTGCGCACCTACCCGGGCAAGCCTGCTGACAGGAAGATATCATATTGCCACCGGAACCACTTGGGTGACACATCGTATGGAGGTAATGCGGGAAGAGGAAGTGACAATTGCTGAATTGCTGAAGCCTCATGGCTATATATCCGGACTTTTTGGAAAATGGCATCAGGGTAAACAGTTTCCACATGACCCGATAGGGCAGGGTTTTGATGAATTCTTTGGGTTTACGGAAGGTCATCTGAACAATTATTTTGACACCAAACTCACCCATAATTTTGAAGAAATACAGACAGAGGGTTTTTTACCGGATGTCCTGACAGACAAAACCATTGAATTTATGGAAAAGCAGGATTCATTTTTTGCTATGCTTTCCTTGAATACTCCCCACAGTCCTTTTCAGGTTCCAGATGCATATTTCGATAAATATAAATCCATGGGTCTTGATGATAAAGATGCCTGCGTATATGGGATGGTCGAAAACATAGATGATAATGTTGGGAGACTGATGGAATTTTTGAAGGAAAGCGGAAAAATTGAAAACACCATTGTCATTTTCATGACCGACAATGGCCCCAACGGTATCCGCTACAATGGTGGAATGAAGGGAAAAAAAGCAGATCTGGATGAAGGTGGTGTCAGGGTGCCCTTCTTTATCAAAATCCCAAATTTTAAGCATCAGATAGTCAAACCTTGGGCCGGACACATCGATATTTTGCCAACATTGGCAGAACTTTTAAATATTAAAATACCGGAAAAACTTGGTGTTCATGGAAGAAGCCTTTTTCCATTGATTAAAGGAGAGGTTGAAGATTGGAAGGACCGGGATTTTTTTACCCATCATGTACATTTAACATTTGATACCATTCCCGGTGCTGTCAGAAATCAGGAATATCTATTGACAATAAAGAACAATCAGAAAGAACTTTATAATCTTCTTCAAGATCCTTCTCAGAAAGCCAATATTATAGATCAGCAACCTGGAATAGCCGGGGAATTGGAAATGCTTTATTTGGATTGGCTTAAAGAGATGACCAAGAAGGGTGTTGAACCACCCTTGATTCAAATAGGTCATCCCCATGTTACAACCGTTGAATTGCCCGCTTCTGATGGAAAACGATTGGGTAATGTTCTTTTTAAAGGAGGAATGGGTTGGGCAAATGATTGGTTTATCAATTTCAAAAACCCTGAGGACAAAGTGTTTTGGGAAATGGAGTCCATTGCAGATTCCAATTATGAGGTTTTTGTTCAAATGGCAAATGACAGTCCATTCAAAATGGAGGTTTCCGCCCAGGGAAGTAAGTTGTTTTATGAAACTGATCAAATTCATCAAACCAAACTGATTCCGAATCAGGATAGGGTGCCGAGAACAGAAGTGGAAGAAATGGAATGGCCTATGATTTCAGTTGGGGAATTTAGATTTGAGGCAGGGGCGGCAAACCTTGAAATTGGTTTCTTAGGAAAGGATCTTGGAAATATTGAGTTGAAAAGTGTTTTCTTGAAAAAATTGGAATGA